A window from Harpia harpyja isolate bHarHar1 unplaced genomic scaffold, bHarHar1 primary haplotype scaffold_75, whole genome shotgun sequence encodes these proteins:
- the LOC128138621 gene encoding B-cell receptor-associated protein 31-like — translation MKLFRAQRNLYLASFALLLSFLLRRLVTLISQQAVLGASSETFRKQAEGASQAARRYMEDNDALRKLQEAGGDGGGPSSPSHDENETLKAKVEKLKEELAASKHTLEKAENEVQAMRRQAEGLTREYDRLLDQHARLQVGGVGTPSPL, via the exons atgaagcttttccgagcccagcgcaacctctacctggccagtttcgccctcctgctctcctt cctcctgcgccgcctggtcaccctcatctcgcagcaggccgtgctgggcgcttccagcgaaacgttccggaaacaggcggaaggcgccagccaagccgcccgccgttacatGGAGGATAATGACGCCttgcggaag ctgcaggaggcagggggtgacgggggcggcccgtcgtccccctcccacgacgagaacgagaccctcaaggccaaggtggagaagctgaaggaggagctggcggccagcaaacaca ctctggagaaggcggagaacgaggtgcaggccatgcggcgccaggccgaggggctgacgcgggagtacgaccggcttctggaccagcacgcgcgcctgcaggtGGGAGGGGTGGGCACCCCAAGCCCCCTATGA